A stretch of the Pygocentrus nattereri isolate fPygNat1 chromosome 29, fPygNat1.pri, whole genome shotgun sequence genome encodes the following:
- the LOC108432123 gene encoding proline-rich transmembrane protein 3 has protein sequence MKHSSSLLVRHALGRQSTTMVLLLILPLLLVLVQPTTSQVYINSSSYDGNATASSSKQTQPTGRTDVPFRNNHQEMSREAERESLMDKNVSVQVSKQGDIVLNGHPEEHTVKNHMWETSTQPSNVHIKVELTTHSISPNTRAKSGLTQTQPTVRLITTASTQHVEGRSLKTTAETPPVDEGSGHILLQTAETEPVTKELIHETSEEDWSTSDVLIPTVISLTETVEIDDAERAQYRPQAQTAYSIQTTVSNAQKHPTVSLVLQPKHSSTTLVSERPVTTSAPNMVNRNVTVNLADEERGAKTSSTIPTGHQSKGASRPPTHSPSPSESPPFNTSTTILLLRTPPPQDAPGSSTNLQPRNTSKPAKAATASNKEPIGEESSTSTPQGLETKIFKSLPSASTTNQQNLTDTTNSQSTSFPIPKGRGRLVPFENDARYEEKDLSISLGSIPSVKPGPIPSTTYISKDRCDPAFGPCVSSPKDPNVHSELGTSNGSLLVWADLSRTLSFAWELHVFGSAALFLLLTAGSALGLALAPSMHCPHRGALALANGLLLLAGAIRAAYFLLDPYGSRLLLPLPVVTTLYTLPLPLLIWVQAAMVMLVLIGAEVALLPPSVQRPPLLGVLAVLQCTLLLAADLLSPALSPAVPVVLQSLTLTAGLVLCLGYLCLVLPRLSGPQVGQVGEKGLSGPKLRVLARVLAVCALLGALCCLLHAYTCLWLYGLLGDWRRFRWTWWLCQFWARLLELGWAFCLLLLASWVFWRPRRVQTRRASGQGGTAAGDLPSPGQSSSSSHTHTCWAKIVQSLKGRPHRKSDSNGVGGANGGGVSGELPNNWAGQERSGADISKSLIRNRDPPKESNRGRNQRSVAESSAGSLLRLQALGQPQQCSLSGSLDQDKESAISLYDFDLRPPSPIDLSRSIDEALHREHLLRGGSLFHPLGQPSPPPSPMPWMRRNSDPEITLSESSDEHTLLTESSAGLDRSIPSAVPSRQVTAPPTPTHQGPRWASEVPVPSSMSCPVSLHPSPSAGRAVTPSTDDTRPFLTPELERGSQPDSRGGRNYLKVNRQDDSASVSSDIIDL, from the exons atgaaacacagcagctcgTTGTTGGTCAGGCACGCCCTGGGGAGGCAGAGCACTACCATGGTGCTTCTGCTGATACTCCCTCTGCTTCTTGTTCTTGTCCAGCCTACTACAAGCCAAGTCTATATAAACTCTTCATCATATGATGGCAATGCTACAGCCTCCTCTTCAAAACAGACTCAGCCCACAGGCCGGACTGATGTGCCTTTCAGAAACAATCATCAAGAAATGAGTAGAGAAGCTGAGAGAGAATCACTGATGGACAAAAATGTTTCTGTTCAAGTGTCTAAGCAAGGGGATATTGTGTTAAATGGGCATCCAGAGGAACACACCGTAAAAAATCATATGTGGGAAACATCAACACAGCCTTCTAATGTGCACATAAAGGTTGAACTCACTACCCATTCAATATCCCCCAACACCAGAGCCAAAAGTGGGCTCACTCAGACTCAGCCCACAGTAAGGCTTATTACTACAGCATCCACACAACATGTAGAAGGCCGTTCTTTAAAGACCACAGCTGAAACCCCTCCTGTTGATGAGGGCTCTGGTCACATCCTGCTCCAGACAGCAGAGACAGAGCCAGTGACCAAAGAACTAATTCATGAAACGAGTGAAGAGGACTGGTCAACTTCAGATGTATTAATCCCCACTGTGATTAGCTTAACTGAGACTGTGGAAATAGACGACGCTGAGCGTGCCCAGTATAGGCCCCAAGCTCAAACAGCCTACAGCATTCAGACCACTGTTTCTAACGCTCAGAAACACCCTACTGTCAGCTTAGTGCTCCAGCCCAAGCACTCCAGTACTACTCTGGTCAGCGAGAGACCTGTGACCACGTCAGCTCCAAATATGGTGAACCGAAACGTGACAGTCAATCTAGCTGAtgaggagagaggag CTAAGACAAGCAGTACAATTCCAACTGGACACCAGTCTAAAGGAGCTTCACGGCCTccaacacattcaccatcacCTAGTGAAAGCCCCCCTTTCAACACAAGCACCACCATCCTACTGCTGAGGACTCCGCCACCACAGGACGCTCCAGGAAGTTCCACCAATCTGCAGCCAAGGAACACATCAAAGCCAGCAAAAGCAGCAACAGCATCCAATAAGGAGCCAATAGGGGAAGAATCTAGCACAAGCACTCCACAAGGACTGGAGACCAAAATCTTCAAAAGCTTACCCTCTGCAAGcacaacaaatcaacaaaacctgacAG ATACAACCAATTCTCAGAGTACATCTTTTCCCATCCCGAAAGGACGTGGACGTTTGGTACCATTTGAGAATGATGCAagatatgaagaaaaggacTTGTCAATCTCTCTGGGCAGCATCCCTTCAGTTAAACCAGGTCCAATCCCTTCAACCACCTATATTTCTAAGGACCGCTGTGACCCTGCTTTCGGCCCCTGTGTTTCTTCACCTAAAGATCCAAATGTGCACAGTGAACTTGGTACCTCAAATGGGAGCTTGTTGGTGTGGGCAGATCTTAGTCGCACACTGTCCTTTGCCTGGGAGCTCCATGTTTTTGGCTCTGCTGCCCTTTTCCTGCTCCTCACTGCTGGCTCTGCCTTGGGTTTAGCCCTGgctcccagcatgcactgcccTCATCGTGGGGCACTAGCCCTGGCGAATGGCCTATTGCTTCTGGCAGGAGCAATTCGAGCTGCCTACTTCCTGCTCGATCCCTATGGCTCCCGTCTACTTTTGCCATTGCCTGTCGTCACTACCCTGTACACGTTGCCTCTGCCTCTCTTAATATGGGTGCAGGCTGCAATGGTAATGTTGGTTCTTATAGGGGCGGAGGTAGCGCTGCTGCCTCCTTCTGTTCAGCGTCCACCTCTTCTGGGTGTGCTAGCTGTCCTCCAGTGTACCCTACTGCTGGCTGCTGACCTGCTGTCTCCTGCACTGTCACCTGCTGTACCTGTGGTCCTACAGAGCCTCACCTTGACTGCAGGGTTGGTGTTGTGCCTGGGGTACCTCTGCCTGGTGCTGCCACGTCTCTCGGGCCCCCAGGTAGGGCAAGTAGGAGAAAAAGGCCTGAGTGGGCCGAAGTTGAGGGTACTAGCACGCGTGCTGGCAGTTTGTGCTCTACTTGGGGCATTATGCTGCTTGTTGCATGCTTACACCTGCCTATGGCTGTATGGTCTACTAGGGGACTGGCGGCGCTTCCGCTGGACCTGGTGGCTGTGCCAGTTCTGGGCACGGCTGCTGGAACTTGGCTGGGCATTCTGTCTGCTGCTACTGGCCTCCTGGGTCTTCTGGAGACCTCGAAGGGTACAGACTCGGAGAGCTTCAGGGCAGGGAGGAACTGCTGCAGGGGACCTCCCTTCTCCTGGCCAGTCCTCCAGTtcttcccacacacacacttgctggGCAAAGATTGTGCAGAGCTTGAAGGGCCGGCCACATAGGAAATCGGACAGcaatggagtgggaggagcaaATGGCGGTGGAGTGTCAGGAGAGCTGCCGAACAATTGGGCTGGACAGGAACGTTCAGGTGCAGATATCAGCAAGAGCCTCATAAGAAACCGGGACCCGCCCAAAGAAAGCAACCGCGGACGCAACCAGAGAAGCGTTGCTGAGAGCTCAGCTGGGTCATTGCTGAGATTGCAGGCACTTGGTCAGCCACAGCAGTGCTCGTTGAGTGGCAGCCTGGACCAGGACAAAGAGTCGGCCATCTCTCTTTACGACTTTGATCTGCGTCCTCCGTCCCCAATTGATCTGAGCCGCAGCATCGATGAAGCATTGCACCGGGAACATCTGTTGAGGGGTGGCAGTCTGTTCCACCCACTGGGACAGCCATCACCACCTCCATCTCCCATGCCTTGGATGCGTAGGAACAGCGACCCTGAAATCACACTCtcagaaagcagtgatgagCACACCTTGCTGACTGAGTCCTCTGCAGGCCTGGACCGGTCAATCCCCAGTGCTGTGCCCAGTCGGCAGGTCACGGCTCCTCCTACGCCCACCCATCAGGGCCCACGCTGGGCATCTGAAGTTCCCGTGCCTTCTTCCATGTCCTGCCCTGTCTCCCTGCACCCCTCTCCTAGTGCAGGCCGAGCCGTAACCCCCAGCACAGATGACACCAGACCATTCCTCACCCCTGAACTGGAAAGAGGGTCACAGCCTGACAGCAGAGGGGGACGGAACTACCTGAAAGTCAATCGCCAGGATGACTCAGCCAGTGTCAGTAGTGACATAATTGACCTTTGA